In Streptomyces chartreusis, the following proteins share a genomic window:
- a CDS encoding TetR family transcriptional regulator, protein MSHTLGLRQAQKQKTRQALLDAALALLEEQSLSSLGLREVTRAVGVAPTAFYRHFRSTADLGVALVEEALGSLHPMIRTIVSSVGDSDRRIERAVELIAGHVETHPAHVRFIARERHGGVQSVREAIQDQLARFAGEVKEALAKDPLSEGWNDEDLLMLAHLYVDQMLITASLFLDVLEAPEDERHGVAQAATRRMRLISIGREHWLD, encoded by the coding sequence ATGAGTCACACCCTCGGCCTTCGGCAGGCCCAGAAACAGAAGACCCGCCAGGCGCTGCTGGACGCGGCGCTGGCACTGCTGGAGGAGCAGAGCCTGAGCAGCCTGGGCCTGCGCGAGGTCACCCGCGCCGTCGGCGTCGCCCCGACCGCCTTCTACCGGCACTTCCGTTCCACGGCCGACCTCGGCGTCGCCCTCGTCGAGGAGGCGCTGGGCAGTCTGCACCCGATGATCCGCACGATCGTCTCCTCGGTCGGCGACAGCGACCGACGCATAGAACGGGCCGTCGAGTTGATCGCCGGCCATGTCGAGACGCATCCGGCGCATGTGCGCTTCATCGCCCGCGAGCGGCACGGCGGGGTGCAGTCCGTACGGGAGGCGATCCAGGACCAACTGGCCCGGTTCGCGGGCGAGGTGAAGGAGGCCCTCGCCAAGGACCCGCTCTCCGAGGGCTGGAACGACGAGGACCTCCTCATGCTCGCCCACCTCTACGTCGACCAGATGCTGATCACGGCCTCGCTGTTCCTGGACGTGCTGGAGGCCCCGGAGGACGAGCGGCACGGCGTCGCCCAGGCCGCGACCCGCAGGATGCGGCTGATCAGCATCGGCCGGGAGCACTGGCTGGACTGA